tggggaatttatttggattttttggggaatgtttggagaatttttagggaatttttggggatttttttgggatttttggggaatttatttggattttttggggaatgtttggggatttattaggattttttgggaatttttggggggaatttttgggggatttttagggatttttgaggattttttgggggtttttctggaaagttttgggaatttttttgtgaatgttatggaatttttgggaattttttgtaAAGTttatggaattttgggggggatttcgaggaggtttttgggggattttgtgaaattttgggggaatttttggggaatttttggaaattttttggtgaattttagggatttttgggggatttttttaggaaattgttggggaatttttagggatttttgagaatttttttgggaatttttgggaaaattttggggattttggggggatttttggggggaattttagggatttttgggaatgttggggATGGCAGAGGGGGCAGCGAGCTCATCCTGCTCATCgtctccagcagctcccgcaGCTCCGGGTGGATCTGAGAATCCCCCAAATCAtttaggaattttgggggaattttgggaattttttgagaatttttagggaatttttggggattttttaaggattttttgggaattttttggggaatttttttgggaatttttgaggattttttggggaattttttgggaatttttgaggatttttttagggaattttagggaatttttggggaatttatttggattttttggggaatgaTTGGGGAATGTTTgaggattttttagggattttttgggaattttttggggaatttttgggggatttttagggatttttgaggatttttttgggatttttctgggaagttttgggaatttttttgtgaattttatggagtttttgagaattttttgtgaagtttatgggatttttgggggaggtttttgggggatttttgtgaaatttttgaggaattttttgggaatttttggaaaatttttggtgaaatttagggatttttggggggatttttaagggatttttgagaatttttgggggattttgaggggattttttggggaatttttgggaatttttttggatttttggggattttttggggagtttttagggatttttttggggaatgtttggagaatttttagggaatttttggggattttttgggatttttggggaatttttggggaattttgaggatttttgggggattttttttgattttttggagattttttggtgaattttatggaatttttggtgggatttggggaaatttttggggattttatgtgaaatttaggggaaaattgggggattttttcgggaatttttgggaaatatttggggatttttttgctgaattttacggaattttgggggaatttttcagaattttggggggattttttgaggaatttttggggatttttagggattttttgggaaatgtTTGGGNNNNNNNNNNNNNNNNNNNNNNNNNNNNNNNNNNNNNNNNNNNNNNNNNNNNNNNNNNNNNNNNNNNNNNNNNNNNNNNNNNNNNNNNNNNNNNNNNNNNNNNNNNNNNNNNNNNNNNNNNNNNNNNNNNNNNNNNNNNNNNNNNNNNNNNNNNNNNNNNNNNNNNNNNNNNNNNNNNNNNNNNNNNNNNNNNNNNNNNNNNNNNNNNNNNNNNNNNNNNNNNNNNNNNNNNNNNNNNNNNNNNNNNNNNNNNNNNNNNNNNNNNNNNNNNNNNNNNNNNNNNNNNNNNNNNNNNNNNNNNNNNNNNNNNNNNNNNNNNNNNNNNNNNNNNNNNNNNNNNNNNNNNNNNNNNNNNNNNNNNNNNNNNNNNNNNNNNNNNNNNNNNNNNNNNNNNNNNNNNNNNNNNNNNNNNNNNNNNNNNNNNNNNNNNNNNNNNNNNNNNNNNNNNNNNNNNNNNNNNNNNNNNNNNNNNNNNNNNNNNNNNNNNNNNNNNNNNNNNNTTccatcccaaaaattcccaactTTTCAGTTTTCGCTGCTcaatttccctcaaaaaaacccccaaatttcgctcaaatttcacccaaatttcaccaaaaccccccaaaatttcacccaaattcccctacaaatccccaaattccaatcccagaatcccaaattcccaaatttccacccaaaattccatcccaaaattcccaagttTTCCCTCTCCGCTGCTCaatttccctcaaaaaacccGAAATTTCACTCAAATTTCACCCCGAATTTcgcccaaatttcacccaaccccccccaaaatcccacaaaacttccccaaattccccaaattcccaatctcagaattccaaattcccaaatttccaccaaaattcccaaaattccatccccaaaattcccaaattttccctctcCGCTGTttgatttcctttaaaaaaccccaaatttcacccgaatttcacccaaaatgccccaaaatttcacccaaattccacaaatccccaaattcccaatcccagaatcccaaattcccaaatttccacccaaaattcccaaatttccacccaaaattccatcccaaaaattcccaactTTTCAGTTTTCGCTGCTcaatttccctcaaaaaaaacccaaatttcacccaaattttgcccaaatttcacccaaaaccccccaaaatttcacccaaattccccaaactccccaaattcccattcccaaactccccaaattcccaaaattcccaaaattccatcccaaaaattcccaagtTTTCCCTCTCCGCTGCTCaatttccctcaaaaaaccccaaatgtcactcaaatttcacccaaatttcacccaaaactgcccaaaatttcacccaaattccacaaatccccaaattcccagtcccagaatcccaaaatcccaaaattcccaaatttccacccaaaattccatccccaaaattcccaaattttccctctcCGCTGCTCaatttccctcaaaaaaccccaaatttcgctcaaatttcaccccaaaccccccaaaatcccacaaaacttctccaaattccccaaattcccaatcccagaatcccaaattcccaaatttccacacaaaattccatcccaaaaattcccaaattttccctctctgctgctcaatttccctcaaaaaaaccccaaatttcgctcaaatttcacccaaatttcgcccaaatttcacccaaatcccaccaaaatttcacccaaattccacaaatccccaaattcccaatcccagaatcccaaattcccaaatttcaacccaaaattccatcccaaaattcccaaattttccctctcCGCTGCTcaatttccctcaaaaaaacccaaatttcactcaaatttcacccaaatttcgctcaaaaccccccaaaatcccagaaaacttccccaaattccccaaattcccaatctcagattcccaaattcccaaatttccacccaaaattcccaaaattccatcccaaaattcccaaattttccctctcCGCTGTTAGatttccctcaaaaaaccccaaatttcgcccaaatttcacccaaatttcacccaaatttcacccaataTGCCCCAAATTTTCACCCAAATTCCACaaattccaaaaattcccattcccagaatcccaaattcccaaatttccacccaaaattcccaaaattccatcccaaaattcccaagttTTCCCTCTCCGCTGCTcaatttccctcaaaaaaacccaaattttgctcaaatttcacccaaatttcacccaaatttcacccaaaatgccccaaaatttcaccaaaattccacaaatccccaaattcccaatcccagaatcccaaattcccaaatttcaacccaaaattccatcccaaaattcccaaattttccctctcCGCTGCTcaatttccctcaaaaaaacccaaatttcactcaaatttcacccaaatttcgctcaaaaccccccaaaatcccagaaaacttccccaaattccccaaattcccaatctcagattcccaaattcccaaatttccacccaaaattcccaaaattccatcccaaaattcccaaattttccctctcCGCTGTTAGatttccctcaaaaaaccccaaatttcgcccaaatttcacccaaatttcacccaaatttcacccaataTGCCCCAAATTTTCACCCAAATTCCACaaattccaaaaattcccattcccagaatcccaaattcccaaatttccacccaaaattcccaaaattccatcccaaaaattcccaagttttccccctctgctgctcaatttccctcaaaaaaacccaaatttcgctcaaatttcacccaaatttcacccaaaaccgcccaaaatttcacccaaattccataaatccccaaattcccaatcccagattcccaaattcccaaatttccacccaaaattcccaaaattccatcccaaaaattcccaagtTTTCCCTCTCCGCTGCTCTatttccctcaaaaaaaccccaaatttcgCTCAAATTTCACCCGAATTTtgcccaaatttcacccaaaacccccaaaatttcacccaaatttcacaaattccaaaaattcccattcccagaaccccaaattcccaaaattccacccaaaattccatcccaaaattcccaaattttccctctctgctgctcaatttccctcaaaaacccccaaatttcactcaAATTTCACCCGAATTTCACCCGAAtttcacccaaaaccccccaaattttcacccatattccccaaattccaaaaattcccaatcccagaatcccaaattcccaaatttccacccaaaattcccaaaattccatcccaaaaattcccaagtTTTCCCTCTCCGCTGCTCaatttccctcaaaaaacccaaattttgcTCAAATTTCACCcgaatttcacccaaatttcaccccaaaccccccaaaattccacccatattccccaaattccaaaaattcccaatcccagaatcccaaattcccaaatttccacccaaaattcccaaaattccatcccaaaaattcccaagtTTTCCCTCTCCGCTGCTCaatttccctcaaaaaaccccaaatttcgCTCAAATTTCACCCGAATTTcgcccaaatttcacccaaaacccccaaaatttcacccaaattccacaaatccccaaattcccagtcccagaatcccaaaatcccaaaattcccaaatttccacccaaaattccatccccaaaattcccaaattttccctctcCGCTGCTcaatttccctcaaaaaaaccccaaattacgCTCAAATTTCACCCGAATTTcgcccaaatttcaccccaaaccccccaaaatcccaccccaaattcccaaaattcccaacattcccaaaattccGGAATTCCCACCCGGAATTTGCGGCAGAAGTCGTCGATGTTGCCGATCTCCCCGCCCTGCACCTGCTTGAGCGCCGCCTTGAACTGCACCAGCAGCCGCGAGCACGCCGCCGTGTacctgggaattcccaaattttcccggGATTTTCCCGGATTTTTccggggttttttttggggatttcggATTCTTCGGGGTCTGAGGGGttgttgggaatttttgggggattttggggggtttttttggggctCACTCACTCGTTGGGGGTGACGCAGTCCTTGATGTACGCcttctccagagcctgcagcgTCTTCACCACCGCAAACAGCTCGGCCATGTTGTCGTACCTGCGCCAACTGGGtgaactgggaggcactgggagggactgggatggattgggatgggatttggagggactgggagggactgggagggactgggagggactgggagagactgggagagactgggatgAACAGGAACAGCTCGGCCATGTTGTCGTACCTGCGCAAACTGGGtgaactgggaggcactgggagggactgggatggactgggatgggatttggagggactgggatggactgggatgggatttggagggactgggaggcactgggagggactgggatttACTGGGATGAACAGGAACAGCTCGGCCATGTTGTCGTACCTGCGCCAACTGGGtgaactgggaggcactgggagggactgggagggactggaatggactgggagggactgggagggactgggatgggattgggatggactgggagggattgggatggactgggatgggactgggatgggatttggagggactgggatggactgggatggactgggagggactgggatggactgggagggactgggagggactgggatttACTGGGATGAACAGGAACAGCTCGGCCATGTTGTCGTACCTGCGCCAGCTGGGtgaactgggaggcactgggacagactgggatggactgggatggactgggatggactgggatttACTGGGAtttactgggatggactgggatgggatttggagggactgggatggactgggagggactgggagggactgggatggattgggatgggattgggatggactgggatggactgggagggactgggagggactgggatgggattgggatggactgggatggactgggatggactgggatggactgggatggactgggagggactgggacggactgggagggactgggatgggactgggatggactgggatttACTGGGATGAGCAGGAACAGCTCGGCCATGTTGTCGTACCTGCGCCAACTGGGtgaactgggaggcactgggagggactgggatggactgggatgggatttggagggactgggatggactgggagggactgggagggactgggagtaactgggagggactgggatgggactgggatggactgggatttACTGGGATGAGCAGGAACAGCTCGGCCATGTTGTCGTACCTGCGCCAACTGGGtgaactgggaggcactgggagggactgggagggactggaatggactgggagggactgggagggactgggatgggattgggatggactgggagggattgggatggactgggatgggactgggatgggatttggagggactgggatggactgggatggactgggagggactgggatggactgggagggactgggagggactgggatttACTGGGATGAACAGGAACAGCTCGGCCATGTTGTCGTACCTGCGCCAGCTGGGtgaactgggaggcactgggacagactgggatggactgggatggactgggatggactgggatttACTGGGAtttactgggatggactgggatgggatttggagggactgggatggactgggagggactgggagggactgggatggattgggatgggattgggatggactgggatggactgggagggactgggagggactgggatgggattgggatggactgggatggactgggatggactgggatggactgggatggactgggagggactgggacggactgggagggactgggatgggactgggatggactgggatttACTGGGATGAGCAGGAACAGCTCGGCCATGTTGTCGTACCTGCGCCAACTGGGtgaactgggaggcactgggagggactgggatggactgggatgggatttggagggactgggatggactgggagggactgggagggactgggagtaactgggagggactgggatgggactgggatggactgggatttACTGGGATGAGCAGGAACAGCTCGGCCATGTTGTCGTACCTGCGCCAACTGGGtgaactgggaggcactgggacggactgggatgggattgggatggactgggatggactgggatggactgggatggactgggatgggattgggatggactgggatgggattgggagggactgggagggactgggaggggactgggagggactgggaggggactgggagggactgggaggggattgggatggactgggatggattgggatgggatttggagggactgggatggactgggatggactgggatggactgggaggaactgggaggcactgggagggactgggatgggattgggatggactgggatggactgggatgggactgggatggactgggatgggattgggatggattgggagggattgggatggactgggagggattgggatggactgggatgggattgggatggattgggagggattgggatggactgggatgggattgggaaggactgggatggactggaatgggacagggatgggataatgggatactggaaggcactgggatggactgggatgggataatgggatactgggagggactgggatggactgggatgggataatgggatactgggagggactgggagggactgagatgggataatgggatactggaaggcactgggatggactgggatgggataatgggatactgggagggactgggattaatcccaaccccaaccccctccatccccatcccaaaattcccaaaaaattccccaaaattccccaaaaattccctcacTCACTTCTCCCGTTCCCGGGCGTTCTTGTAGAGCTTCACCTCCTGCGTGGAGAGGAGAcgcaaaattcccaaaaattcccgaaattccccaaaattcccaaaattcccaaaaattccagggCCCATTCCCGGCTATTTCCGGACATCCTCGGACATTTCCGACAATTTCCGGACATCCTCGGACATCTCCGGCCACTCTCGGATATTTACGACTGTCATCGGACATTTCCGGAAACTCCCGGACATTTCCCTCAATTTCCGGACATCTTCGGACATTTCCGATCATTCCCGACTATTTCCGGACATTCCCGAGCCGCACTCACCTCATAAAGCTCCGGTTTATTCCCGGGCGCTGCcgtgggaggaaggagagggttAAAAAGCGGAAACAGCGGGAATCCCAgcccgggaattccgggatcaTCCCGGCGATCCCatcccgggaattccgggatcgTTCCCCGCTCTCACCGCCCATCCCGGCCGGGCCCGCGATGCCGTGGAACATCCCCGGCTGAGCCTGGAGGGCTCTGGGCCCCCTCTTCGATCCCGATAACGATTCCGGTAATCCCGACAATCCCGACAATTCCGATCCCGATGAGCCCGGTCCGGTCCCGGTGGCTCCGCTGCGCTTCCGCTTCTTTCCGTACACACTCACCTCGTCCCTCCCTTTTTGGAAAAACTCGGCATTTCATTGGCTTACCCTCTccactgctttgcttttctcctcGCTGATTGGCTCTTGCAGCTGTCAATCATATCGGTTGCCAAGCGACGCAGCCATGTTTGTCCCTGTTATGGCGGCGAAGTCTGAGGTGGTTCAACGCGTTTTTCCGTACAAATCCCTTCCCACAATGCCTTTCTCTAATTTGTCCCTCCTTTTCCGACATGTATCAGCATTCAATTGGCTCAACTTTTTCCACCTCTCTGTTTTCTCGTCGCTGATTAGCTCCTGGAACTATCAATCAGAACTGTTGCCAAGCGACATCGCCTCGTTGATCCCTCCATGGAGGCGGCGTTCCTCTCACGGTGGCTGGCGAGACCCCGCGGGCGGCCATACGTGAGGCGGCTGCGGCCCCGTCTGTCTTTTCTTGGTCTAATTTAGTCGTGCCCGAATTGGGGCCGGTCTTCAGGGCCGTATGTCTTCTCCTTCCCATAATCCCTTGCTCCCTTAGCCCCACCCTTTCCGCCAGCACTCCCGCATTCTATTGGTTTATTTACCATTCATTTCCAGTTCCTCGGCGCTGATTGGCTGTTACCCCCATCAATCTTCCCGTTGCTACGCAACACCACCAAAGGGCGGAAACTAAGGCGGCCATGGCGGCGCCCATCTACGAGCCCTCAGCGTCCGTGGCTCTGTCGGAGCTCACGGCGCTGCTCTCTCCGTCCTCCCCCGCCGCTCCCGAAGCAGCCGAGGCCGCCCTGGCCCTCTCGGGCAGCGCCTCAGGCCGGGCGCTGCTTGCGGAACACCCCGCGGCCTTATCGGCCTTGTGCGCCTTGGCAGCCTCGGCCTCGCGTGGAGCGCGGCCCGCCTTGTCCGCGCTGGTCAACGCATCCTCGGAGCCCGCCGCGCTGGAGCCGCTTCTCGCCGCTCTCCCTTCTCTTGTCCCGCTTCTCCCCAGCTCCGGAGCGGCGTGCGGGGTGCTGGCCAACCTGAGCCGGgacgcggcggcggcgccgcgggTGCTGCGGGCGCTGGGCCCCGGAGCGGagccgctgctgctgcgggcGCTGAGCGCGGAGCGGCCGCCGGCGGAGCTCGGGGCGCTGCTCTGCAACCTCAGCCAGGCCCCCGAGGGCcgccaggtgctgctggaacCCACAGGGTGAGCTGGAAtcaaaaaatgagattttatatttgaaatttcGGAGCTCCCTGAGGAGCTCGGGGCGCTGCTCTGTAAATTCAGCCAGGCCCCCGAGGGGCGCCGGGCGCTGCTGGAACCCTCAGGgtgagggaaaattgggaataaaaaatgggaatttttatttgaaattttggTTCCCGAGAGGCGCCGGGCACTGCTGAAATTCAAGGagtgagagaaaataaaaaatgggaattattatttttttaaaaaacgggaatttttatttgaaatttcgGCCTCAGGCCGGCCCCTGAGGGCcgctgggcactgctggaacCCTCAGGgtgagggaaaattgggaataaaaaatgggaatttttatttgaaatttcgTCTCCTAAAGGGGTGCCAGGCGCTGCTGAAATCCGAGGgctgagggaaaataaaaaatgggaatttttattttttttaaaaatgggaatttttatttgaaatttcagCCTCAGGCAGGCCCCTGAGGGCTGCTGGAGCCTGAGGAGtgagggaaaaattgggaataaataatgggaatttttatttgaaatttcgTCTCCTAAAGGGGCGCCGGGCACTGCTGAAATTCAAGGagtgagagaaaataaaaaatgggaattattatttttttaaaaaacgggaatttttatttgaaatttcgGCCTCAGGCAGGCCTCTGAGGGCTACGGGATGCTGCTGGAACCCTCAGGgtgagggaaaatgggaataaaaaatgggaatttttatttgaaatttcgTCTCCTAAAGGGGTGCCAGGCATTGCTGGAATTCAAGGGgtgagggaaaataaaaaatgggaatttttattttttaaaaaacgggaatttttatttgaaatttcgGCCTCAGGCAGGCCTCTGAGGGCcgctgggcactgctggaacCCTCAGGgtgagggaaaatgggaataaaaaatgggaatttttatttgaaatttcgGCTCCCGAGGGATGCCAGGCGCAGCTGGAGCCCGAGGgctgagggaaaataaaaaatgggaatttttattttttaaaaaatgggaatttttatttGAGATTTCAGCCTCAGGCAGGGCCCTGAGGGCGCCGGGCGCTGCTGGAGCCTGAGGCctgagggaaaatgggaataaaaaataaatgggaatttttatttgaaattttgtcTCCTAAAGGGgtgccaggcactgctgaaATCCGAGGgctgagggaaaataaaaaatgggaattattattttttaaaaaatgggaatttttatttGAGATTTCAGCCTCAGGCAGGCCCCTGAGGGCTGCCGGGTGCTGCTGGAACCCTCAGGgtgagggaaaattgggaataaaaaatgggaatttttattttaaatttcgGCTCCCGAGGGGTGCCAGGCACTGTGGGAGCCTGAGAactgagggaaaataaaaaatgggaaattttattttttaaaaaatgggaatttttatttgaaatttcgTCTCCTAATGGGCGCCGGGAACTGCTGAAATTCAAGGagtgagagaaaataaaaaatgggaatttttattttttaaaaaatgggaatttttatttgaaatttcagAGCTCTGTGGAGCAGAGGGTGGAATTGTGATTTTGGGCTGTTTCATTGCGATTTTGTCatgattttttggtgatttttagggggttttttttggggagttttttgggattttttggggggtttttttgtgtttttttataTTTCGGTTCTTTTTCAAATTTCTCCTTcgagttgtttttattttggagaTCAGAGGGTGGcattgtgatttttggggtgttttattGCgatttttcatgattttttgggtgatttttggtgggatttttttcgtttttttggggggtttttttgcttttccaaatgTCTCCTTagagttgtttttattttggggatCAGAGGGTGGAATTgtgattttgggctgttttATTGCGatttttttcatgatttttgcgtgattttttggtgatttttgtgattttttttatttatttgtgttttttctcctattccatttccttttaaaCTTTCTCTTTGGAATCACTTTTATTTTGGGATCAGGGTGTGGAATTgtgattttgggctgttttATTGTGActttttcatgatttttttcatgatttttttggtaatttttggtgatttttggtggtttttttgtgatttttttgtgttttttttgtgttttttctcctattccatttccattttaacTTTCTCCTTGgaatagtttttattttgggaTCAGAGGGTGGCATTGTGATTTTGGGCTGTGTTAttgtgatttttgggtgatttttggtgaatttttgggttcttttggtgttttttgtgatttttgtggggtttttttgtgttttttctcctattccatttcctttttaaatttctccttGGATTCACTTTTATTTTGGGATCAGGGGGTGGCATTgtgattttgggctgttttattgtgatttttgggtgatttttggtgatttttgggtgatttttggtgatttttgggtggtttttttgtgatttttttgtgatttttggggtttttgtgattttttttgttaatttttttttgtgttttttctcctattccatttccattttaacTTTCTCCTTGGAATCACTTTTATTTTGGGATCAGGGTGCGGCATTGTGATTTTGAGGTGTTTTATTGCcgtttttgggtgattttttggcgatttttggt
This Haemorhous mexicanus isolate bHaeMex1 chromosome 1, bHaeMex1.pri, whole genome shotgun sequence DNA region includes the following protein-coding sequences:
- the VPS28 gene encoding vacuolar protein sorting-associated protein 28 homolog, yielding MFHGIAGPAGMGAPGNKPELYEEVKLYKNAREREKYDNMAELFAVVKTLQALEKAYIKDCVTPNEYTAACSRLLVQFKAALKQVQGGEIGNIDDFCRKFRVGIPEFWECWEFWEFGVGFWGVWGEIWPKIPPKFLNDLGDSQIHPELRELLETMSRMSSLPPDFEGRQKVQQWLQTLSAMSASDELDDSQVRQMLFDLESAYNAFNRFLHA
- the HGH1 gene encoding protein HGH1 homolog isoform X2; amino-acid sequence: MAAPIYEPSASVALSELTALLSPSSPAAPEAAEAALALSGSASGRALLAEHPAALSALCALAASASRGARPALSALVNASSEPAALEPLLAALPSLVPLLPSSGAACGVLANLSRDAAAAPRVLRALGPGAEPLLLRALSAERPPAELGALLCNLSQAPEGRQVLLEPTGRVLRRLLALLRCRPPELRSGAVGALRNCCFQHATPLEFPEHHEQILSPELEALPLLLLPLAGPEELPEEEMEQLPVVLQYLPPEHRREEEPEIRKMLLETLLLVLIGDEPEAGLENLLEVTIPEQVQKHLRDLDRHEQEQEQQEEEEEGTHRGHRDGTR